A window of Shewanella mesophila contains these coding sequences:
- a CDS encoding ion transporter: MAEKKRWLLPINQAPTPFQLAMMVLSLISVIIVLMLTFAKLDSETRRVLLFVDTSICTIFISYFLINLFRADSKLEYIKHNWIDLIASIPAVEPLRMARLFQILRVIRLIRMTRSILVPMMKQRRQATLASLLVAMVTILTFASVLILIVESGEPGANIHTAENAIWWALVTISTVGYGDYYPVTTVGHFIGGIVIVCGVSFFGVISGYMASIFIAPDENEKIEVQNQEIRSEIELALARMELNQQALLQQIAELKQQVNEK, from the coding sequence ATGGCAGAAAAGAAGCGTTGGTTGCTTCCAATCAATCAGGCGCCAACGCCATTTCAATTGGCGATGATGGTGTTATCACTGATCTCCGTGATCATAGTGCTGATGCTAACCTTCGCCAAACTAGACAGTGAAACCCGTCGAGTACTCCTGTTTGTCGATACCAGCATCTGTACCATTTTCATCAGCTATTTCTTGATCAACTTATTCCGCGCCGACAGTAAACTCGAATACATCAAGCATAACTGGATCGACCTTATTGCCAGTATTCCCGCCGTCGAACCGCTCAGAATGGCGCGTCTGTTCCAGATATTACGCGTCATTAGATTAATAAGAATGACCCGCTCAATTTTGGTTCCTATGATGAAGCAGCGGCGTCAAGCGACATTAGCCAGCCTATTAGTCGCTATGGTCACCATATTAACCTTTGCCTCTGTGTTAATTCTAATTGTCGAAAGTGGCGAGCCGGGCGCTAACATCCACACCGCAGAGAATGCAATCTGGTGGGCGCTGGTGACTATTTCAACGGTTGGTTACGGCGACTACTACCCAGTCACTACCGTCGGACACTTTATTGGCGGGATCGTGATTGTCTGTGGCGTCAGTTTCTTTGGGGTCATTTCGGGCTATATGGCATCGATCTTTATTGCTCCCGATGAAAACGAAAAAATAGAAGTCCAAAATCAGGAGATACGCAGCGAAATCGAACTCGCATTGGCGAGAATGGAACTAAACCAACAAGCTCTTCTGCAACAAATTGCCGAATTAAAACAACAAGTAAATGAGAAATAA
- a CDS encoding TIGR00153 family protein has translation MPVNSILGVFAKSPIKPLQEHIDKVHDCASILVPFFEATVAGDWDKAVQLRKQISQAEREADELKREIRLTLPGGLFMPVERTDLLELLTQQDKIANKAKDISGRIIGRQLLVPEAIQEPFSAYLQRCLDAVAQAKQAINELDDLLETGFRGREVDLVAKMIGELDQIEEDTDDLQIKIRRQLFSIENELNPIDVMFLYKIIEWVGDLADLAERVGSRLELMLARV, from the coding sequence ATGCCAGTAAACTCTATTTTGGGCGTGTTTGCAAAATCGCCAATAAAACCGTTACAAGAACACATAGATAAAGTGCACGATTGTGCGTCGATTCTAGTGCCATTTTTTGAAGCTACTGTCGCAGGAGACTGGGACAAAGCTGTTCAACTTCGCAAGCAAATCAGCCAAGCGGAAAGAGAAGCAGATGAACTCAAAAGAGAGATCCGTCTGACTCTGCCTGGTGGCTTATTTATGCCAGTTGAAAGAACTGACTTACTGGAGCTACTTACCCAGCAAGATAAGATCGCTAATAAAGCGAAAGACATTTCAGGCCGAATCATTGGCCGTCAACTACTTGTCCCTGAAGCAATACAAGAGCCTTTTTCTGCATATCTACAGCGTTGTTTAGACGCGGTTGCGCAGGCAAAGCAAGCCATTAACGAACTCGATGACCTACTTGAAACTGGTTTTCGCGGACGTGAGGTTGATCTTGTCGCTAAAATGATCGGTGAACTCGACCAGATCGAGGAAGATACCGATGATCTACAAATCAAGATCCGTCGTCAGTTATTTAGCATTGAAAATGAGCTAAATCCTATCGATGTGATGTTCCTCTATAAGATAATTGAGTGGGTTGGAGACTTAGCAGATCTTGCTGAGCGCGTCGGTTCCCGCCTAGAGCTAATGTTAGCTCGCGTCTAA
- a CDS encoding inorganic triphosphatase, with translation MEAEIELKLFFPEKAREALVSLLDSLPHSEPKGSKHLSNSYFDTPDLQLRHWDMGLRIRGCDACFEQTIKTAGTVVGGVHSRPEYNIDIDQAKVNLSLFPEQIWPSGANIEQVEQQLQSLFETDFTRMKWHIYLQDSLVEVALDIGTVSANGMIEPICELEFELLAGDTQALLTLAEGVAKQIPTRLGRASKAERGYRLAAMASPLQLEALEFIKLGEVNSLKQAFITLLSTGIERWQLLESMLLDATDCLEQLPLLSYRLRACARLIRCSLSQFDLLDAELNQEFDCIERHLEYVESGLSLTELLDNDAALLASLPQAQQIAIAANQGLVGLNMPSAIDAMLADICYGHLQLKLVNLLFEVKAGKINLDVGMGLQHFANKMQEASWQRITQMMPSQANLNSEDYQSFARALDESIFVGVAYGELYDGKARDQFRAPWRDLVLGIRTLAAYRSLNQLSNKLNIDLQDWLENKEHSLLFAMEHSRRSALKAQPYW, from the coding sequence ATGGAAGCCGAAATAGAACTTAAATTATTTTTCCCCGAAAAAGCACGAGAAGCCTTGGTATCACTGTTAGATAGTCTACCTCATAGTGAGCCAAAAGGATCAAAACATCTTAGTAATAGTTACTTCGATACCCCCGACTTGCAACTACGTCACTGGGACATGGGATTGCGAATTCGAGGCTGTGACGCTTGTTTTGAGCAAACAATAAAGACGGCGGGGACTGTAGTCGGCGGAGTTCATTCCCGGCCCGAATATAATATTGATATTGATCAAGCAAAGGTCAATTTATCGCTTTTCCCTGAACAAATTTGGCCAAGCGGCGCAAATATTGAGCAGGTTGAGCAGCAATTACAGTCGCTGTTTGAGACCGATTTTACTCGGATGAAATGGCATATTTACCTGCAAGATAGCTTAGTCGAAGTGGCACTCGATATCGGCACAGTCTCTGCAAATGGGATGATCGAACCGATTTGTGAGCTCGAATTTGAACTACTCGCGGGGGACACTCAGGCGTTATTAACTCTTGCTGAAGGCGTCGCTAAACAGATCCCCACTAGACTCGGACGAGCTAGCAAGGCCGAGCGAGGTTATCGTCTTGCCGCGATGGCGAGTCCGTTGCAATTAGAGGCATTGGAGTTTATTAAATTAGGTGAGGTTAATAGTCTAAAACAAGCATTTATCACCTTGCTAAGTACCGGGATCGAACGTTGGCAGTTACTCGAATCTATGCTTCTAGACGCTACAGATTGTCTTGAGCAATTGCCACTACTGAGCTATCGACTTCGAGCATGCGCACGTCTGATCCGCTGTTCATTGTCCCAGTTTGATCTGTTGGATGCAGAGCTAAACCAAGAGTTTGATTGTATTGAGCGCCATCTTGAATATGTCGAGTCTGGGCTGAGCTTAACCGAGCTCCTTGATAATGATGCTGCTTTACTTGCTAGTTTACCCCAAGCACAGCAGATAGCTATTGCCGCGAATCAAGGCTTAGTGGGATTAAATATGCCTAGTGCGATAGATGCCATGCTCGCTGATATTTGTTATGGCCATCTGCAACTCAAACTGGTGAATCTCTTGTTCGAGGTTAAGGCGGGTAAAATTAATCTCGATGTTGGCATGGGGCTGCAACATTTTGCAAATAAGATGCAGGAAGCATCTTGGCAACGTATTACGCAAATGATGCCCTCACAGGCCAACCTTAACAGTGAAGATTATCAGTCATTTGCGAGGGCACTCGATGAAAGCATCTTTGTGGGAGTCGCTTACGGTGAGCTTTATGATGGCAAGGCTAGAGATCAGTTTCGAGCGCCGTGGCGTGATTTAGTGCTGGGGATTAGAACCTTAGCCGCATATAGAAGTTTGAATCAGCTAAGTAACAAGCTCAATATCGATCTTCAAGATTGGCTAGAAAATAAGGAGCATAGTTTGTTATTTGCGATGGAACACTCGAGACGTTCGGCTCTCAAAGCTCAGCCTTATTGGTAG